The nucleotide sequence AGAAGCTTGCATCCTGCATCATTTATCCTGCTGCGCAGAGCTGTGCTGGAGAATCCTGCAAAAACAATGGAGTGAATAGCGCCTATTCTTGCGCACGCCAGCATGGCGACGGCAAGCTGTGGTATCATAGGCAAATAAATACAAACACGATCACCGCGTTTTATGCCTTGATCCTTGAGAACATTGGCAAATTTGCAAACACGCTCGTGCAGGTTTTTATAGGTGATGTGCTCTGCCGGCTCGTTTGGGTCATTAGGTTCGAAAATGATGGCTGTTTGATCACCTCGAGTGTAAAGGTGTCGATCCAGACAGTTTTCTGTAATGTTGAGTTGGGCGCCTTGAAACCATTTGACTTCAGGTTTGGTGAAATCCCATTCCAGCACTTTGTCCCAGCGCTTGCGCCAGACAAAATTCTCTTCGGCGATTTCTTCCCAGAATTGTTCAGGATGATGGACACTCTTGCGATATACTTGAAAATATTCTTCTAATCCCTTGATGTGGTAATTACTCATGAGCACGACTTTAAGTACTCTAAAGTAAAAAATAAACCATAGACTTAATCACAAGACTTTGACAAGGAGCAGTTGAATTTTATAGTATCGAAAATTTAAACGGAAATCAAATTCTCAAATTAATTACCTACGTCGAAGTTTAATCAGTTTTTCAAGAGCCTATAATTCCTGTTTCGAACGGCAGTCGAGAAAAGGAATTTGTAGCAAATCATCTTAGGAACTAGAACCATATCTCGACTGTCGCTCGATACTGGTTTTAAATTCTCAAAAGCCAGACCTCTCTTCAAATTCGAAACGAGAAAAGGAATTTGTAGCAATTTATCTTGGGAACTAGAGCCATATATCGACTACCGCTCGATACTGGTTCTAAACGAATCAAAAATAAATATTTCGGAAAAAAAAAGGGAACAAAAGCCATATCTCGACTGCTGCTCAATACTGGTTTTCTTAATAGAATTTAGGTATGTGCCTGCTCGAGCGCAGGCGAAAGTTTTTTCCTAATGCAACCAAATATCAATAACGAAACTGAGATAATAATTATGAAATTAAATTGTAATTAGAGTATTTCTAAAAACGAATTTCTAATTTACCACATTACCACATTACCACATTACCACATTACCACATTACCACATTACCACATTACCACATTACCACATTACCACATTACCCTAAAACCTCGTTGAGCAATGCCGCCAGTCTGATACCTCCTTTTTGCAATTGGTTGCGTACGGTTTCAAAGTAGTCATACATGTAGCGATAGCCTAGCTTTTCACCTACTTCAGTATTGGCATAAATATCTTTAACCAGAACGCGACTGTCTTTCATCCAGTCACGGTGCGTGCCGCTGGCGATCGTTTTGCGTTCTTCTTTACTTAGTCGGTCTGCATTATTGGCTAGTTCTGTGTATGACATGCCGTAACTCTCAATCATTTTAGTATCCCAAACGCTGTGCAGGTTGGTGCCATCATTGTACCAGCGCACCTGGAAATCGTTACCGCCTTTATCTTCACCTATTCCTACGTGCATAGGTTGGTGCAAGTCGCCTACAAAATGGATGAGCATGCGCAAGTGAAAAGCCTTGTCTTTTTTTGTAGTTGTTTCTGATTGTAGAACACTGATGCATTTGTCAATACCTTGAATCACATCGCCTTGATCGTTGTGTTCATGGGTCTCATAGGTTTTGTCAAAAGGGACATTTACATAATGCCAAGGCCCGTAGGAACGATAGGCGTCATCACTTTTGATCTCATCTGCATAAGTGGATGCAAAGGCCAGCGATTCTCCATCCAACAGTTCGGCAATGGCTTTTTTAGCTTTTTTGTTCAAATATTTTTCGGCGATGGCTCCTGTGACTCTGTGACCGGTTTTTCCCCAATCATCTGCCTTAACCTGCACGGAAAGCAATAGCAACCCTACCAAAACCAAATATTTCATAACTCTCAAATTTTCTCGCAATTTAAATCTTATTGTAACGCCTTCACGTTACGTTATCATTAATAATCCACAGGTTTATGAAGTGATTGATGGTGATTGGTTTTAGTGACGCTTTCGCGAAAGCGAACTCTTCCAACATCCATCATGCAGCCTTAGGCTTCTTGCGTGGATCAAAGCACATCAACAACATCTTGTAAAGCTCTGGATGTTTGCGTTTCATGAGTTTGGGTCTGGAGAAAAAATACTCTGCAGCCACTGCAAAAAACTCGGCTTGATTGGTGCCACCGTATTTCCTGATATCTGATTTATTGCTGTCGATTGACTCCATTTCCTTGTGCATCAAGTTGATCCATGGCAAGACATAAGATTTTTCCAGCAGGCGCTCTGGAACGCCATCTGTCTCGCCATCTACCTTGTCGATCAAATGCACAAACTCGTGAATGCCCGTATTGTGTTTGTCGCTGTTGTTCTCAAAACCGTGGTGTAGGGAAGACCTGGACAGGATCATCTGGTTCTCATAACGGCCATTGCCCACCATGCCACCTATCATGCGATCTGGATGCTCCTGGTCAAAATTCATGTCTTCATTAAAATTATCTGGATACAATACGACACCGGTCAAATTTTCATAATGCCATTCCTTGAATTTAAAAACCGGTATGACGGCGCTGGCGGCCACGAGAACGGTATCCAATTCTTCCAGCTCAAAGCCTACGGCTTCTACATAAGTTTCTTCCAGAAACAGCATCATGCGATTACGGAATCTCTTTTGGGCAATAGCGCTCAATTCCTTGTAGAATACAACGTGGTCCAGCAGCAGTTTATGCCAGGATTCTGGATGGGTAGTGGTTCTAGGATCTGGAGCTCTAAAAACGAAAAAATAGAGCGCCGCGCCAGCGAGCAGCAGTAAAGGCAGAATGTATAACACGAGCTTGTTTTAATACCAAAAATACCAGGCTGGTCTACGTGTTTGTCTTAAGGTTTTAAGAATTAAGATTTCCCAATGTATCCTGCTCGATTTTCTTGCGCTGCGCGTCACGTTGTTTTTGAAAACCATTCAAAAAATTACGCAGATATTGATCATTGAGCGGCATGTATTTGGGATGTTTGGGATTTCTAAAAAATGCGCTAAGCTCTGTGGCGCTTACTTTTTGACCACCCAATTTCATCAAATAAACCATCTCGTCAGACTTAAAGTTGAAAGCGATTTTGAGTTTTCTCAAAATGATATTGTTGTCCAAGACAACTTCAGCCACTGGAGTCTGTCCATCTTTTTTGCCTCGATAGTTGACGATCACACCGTTGAGGAATGTGGCTAGGTTCTCATCAATGACCACATCAAAAGCCTCGTCTTCTTCCTTTTTGAGCCAGTCGCTCACTTCTGCTCTGGAAACAGGTTCACCACCTTTAGCATACATATCCATCATCGCATCGTCGCTTAGGTTCAAGATGTAGCGCAGCCGGCGTAAGATGTCATTGTTGTCCATGAAGATTTTTTATTTGAAAAGACAAAGATAGGATTTCGCTTTCGCTTTCCTGCTGTCTTGCAAACAGGTGTAAGAGCTGACTTTCCAATTCACTAAATCAAATTAAACCGTTAATCGAATGTAGTTGTGGACGGATTTAAAGTATTTTAAAATCGATCCATCTATGCTTTTCTCAAGATTGCCATAAGGATAAAATATATAAATAACTGACTATCAGTAATATAAAAAAATAGTTGAAATCTTAAAACCTTTTAATTGTCTGACAAACAGTACTGTAAGAATATTCAGCAGCTGTTAAAATCTTTGATTTTTCGAGATCAAAAACGTATTTAGACTATGTAAATTTTTAGATTTGTATCTATTATTAGGTAAGTGGTAACCCTGTTTCTTGAAACAATTTTTATTACCCATTCCTACAAATAATAGAGAATGTAATTGAGTTATATCCCCTAAATGTGACTACCGATAGTTCGTTCAATTAAAAGAAAAGTGATATGATTTCAAAAATTACTAGAATATCTATTTTACTGTTCCTATCGTTTACGAGTTTTGTCCTAGGACAAGTTGGTGTCAATACGACAAATCCACAAAATGACCTTCATGTAAATGGTGGCGTACGTATAACGACTGCAAACGCAGGCTCTGAGACAGACGCGTCTCAAAGAATACTCGCTAGAGATACTAACGGTGACCTTGTTAATGTGACTCGTGATCAAGCGCTGGAAAATGCAGGAATTCCTAGGGTCGTATATAGTTCTAAATACGCCTTCAACGGCGGTACTCCATTTTTCGGATCGTGTAACCCGTGTGCTGCAAATGAACTTTTAAACTTATATCTAGTCAACGGTGTTGTAGAGGTAAATAACAACACCTATATCCAATTAGATCAAGGTACCGCAATTAATGGTGATGAATCGTTTGTTATAAATGAAGAAGGTTTTTTCACTTTTGATTTACAAACGTCCATATCGTTGGTACAGAGTAGTATCTATTATATCAATTTTAGAATTAGGGTTGAAAGAGCCACAGGTGTTATTGAGAATGATATTTTACGTGTTTATGCTGGATCTCCTGCAAATACAGGAAATGGACAGATAGGGCAGCCTATAAATTTTAAAGACGTTAGAAGATATTATCCTGGTGATCGCATCAGCTTTGCATTTTCTCCAGCTTTCGGTAGTAATGCTATTTCTAATGGGACGCCTACGGGCTCTTCTTATGGTGCACAACTGATTGTTTCACGATTTAATTAAACCACTTACGATTTTTTTTACATTTAGTTAGCGTTTTTGTAGATGTTCCCATCTTTCATTACGAATGTCACGTTTCTCATAACGCCGATGTTCTTTGAAGGATCACCATCTACGGCAATAAGATCCGCCAGATATTTGGGTTGAATGTTACCCAATTGGTTCAAATGAAAGATGCTTGCATTTCCCGAGGTCGCCGTTTTTAACACTTCTAGCGGTTCCATCCCATAATCGACCATCAATTCCAATTCTCGATAGTTCTCACCGTGAGAATACACACCTACATCACCACCGAAGGCGATGGTCACGCCGCTTTTCAAAGCCATCGCAAAAGACTTGCGTTTATTGACGATACGTTCAGGTTCTGGATCTACCTTTTTGTTCCAGCCAGAGTACTGTGATATGGCATCACCAGCCGCTAAGGTAGGACATAAAGCAACGTTGTTCTTTTTCATTAATTCATAAATCTCCATTGTGGCGTCATCACCGTGTTCAATGGTTTCCACTCCAGCGAGAATAGCCCTGCGCATTCCTTCAGGTGTGCTGGCGTGAGCAACCGCATACGTTCCTGCGCTTTTAGCAGTTTCTACCATTAATTTCATTTCTTCCATAGAAAATGTGGGTTGGGATGCCGCGCCGGCTTGCCATCTATAGTCGGCATAAATTTTTATGAAATCAGCACCATTGCCTATCTGGCGGCGTACGGTGGCGATCACATCGTTACCGCTTGCTTCTTCTGCGCCCAGCGGTACGGTAACACCGTCGTGAAAACCTTTGGGTCCATAGGCACCTGTTGCAACAATGGCCGGTCCAGCGACGAGCAGTCGTGGACCAGGAATGATTCCTTCTTCAATACTTTTCTTAATATAAACATCACTGTACCCAGCACCTTCTGAGCCTAGGTCTCTCATCGTAGTTACTCCAGCCATAAGCGATGCCTTTACATGATTTGTCGCTCTTATAGACCGCTCTACAGGCGATTCCTTGAGCACTTGATCGTTCCAAGAAGTCTCATTGTAGGGATGCAATAAAATATGGGAATGTCCTTCTATCAATCCAGGCATAAGGGTCATTCCAGGCAATTCTATCTCCTCGGTACCTACAGCTGCGTCTAGTCCTGATCTTGAACCCGCATACTCGATAACGTTCCCGTTTACCAACACTACCCAATTCTCATGCATAGACATTCCATCAAATACTCGTTCTGGTATCAATAAGGTTTGTGCCGTGGTGAATTGAATTATCAATAGGAACAGGAGTTGAAGCAAGTTTTTCATAGACCTCTAAATTAGCGAAATGAAATGGTTTTCTGATTCGATTTAGGCCGTTGTTGATTTCGCTTTCGCGAAAGCGAACTTTTTCAAAAACACATCAATTTTCTAAAGTTTTGGATTACTTCTTTCATCTGCTTAAAACCATTACCGCTAAAGATCATCGGGTTTCGCGTTATTAATTAAACGAATGCAATATTCATTGTTTGAGATCCTTTTTGTTATAACATAAGTTTGGCAAGTGCTGGTTATGTCGAGTCGTACATTTGTATCGCGCACGATATAAATTCTAAATGCGAGATTAATTCGACTTATGATAGATCAAAAACCACATACCGATGCACTGAAACTGGGCAATCAA is from Nonlabens sp. YIK11 and encodes:
- a CDS encoding S1/P1 nuclease, producing MKYLVLVGLLLLSVQVKADDWGKTGHRVTGAIAEKYLNKKAKKAIAELLDGESLAFASTYADEIKSDDAYRSYGPWHYVNVPFDKTYETHEHNDQGDVIQGIDKCISVLQSETTTKKDKAFHLRMLIHFVGDLHQPMHVGIGEDKGGNDFQVRWYNDGTNLHSVWDTKMIESYGMSYTELANNADRLSKEERKTIASGTHRDWMKDSRVLVKDIYANTEVGEKLGYRYMYDYFETVRNQLQKGGIRLAALLNEVLG
- a CDS encoding zinc-dependent peptidase, translated to MLYILPLLLLAGAALYFFVFRAPDPRTTTHPESWHKLLLDHVVFYKELSAIAQKRFRNRMMLFLEETYVEAVGFELEELDTVLVAASAVIPVFKFKEWHYENLTGVVLYPDNFNEDMNFDQEHPDRMIGGMVGNGRYENQMILSRSSLHHGFENNSDKHNTGIHEFVHLIDKVDGETDGVPERLLEKSYVLPWINLMHKEMESIDSNKSDIRKYGGTNQAEFFAVAAEYFFSRPKLMKRKHPELYKMLLMCFDPRKKPKAA
- a CDS encoding DUF1456 family protein; protein product: MDNNDILRRLRYILNLSDDAMMDMYAKGGEPVSRAEVSDWLKKEEDEAFDVVIDENLATFLNGVIVNYRGKKDGQTPVAEVVLDNNIILRKLKIAFNFKSDEMVYLMKLGGQKVSATELSAFFRNPKHPKYMPLNDQYLRNFLNGFQKQRDAQRKKIEQDTLGNLNS
- a CDS encoding metal-dependent hydrolase family protein, coding for MKNLLQLLFLLIIQFTTAQTLLIPERVFDGMSMHENWVVLVNGNVIEYAGSRSGLDAAVGTEEIELPGMTLMPGLIEGHSHILLHPYNETSWNDQVLKESPVERSIRATNHVKASLMAGVTTMRDLGSEGAGYSDVYIKKSIEEGIIPGPRLLVAGPAIVATGAYGPKGFHDGVTVPLGAEEASGNDVIATVRRQIGNGADFIKIYADYRWQAGAASQPTFSMEEMKLMVETAKSAGTYAVAHASTPEGMRRAILAGVETIEHGDDATMEIYELMKKNNVALCPTLAAGDAISQYSGWNKKVDPEPERIVNKRKSFAMALKSGVTIAFGGDVGVYSHGENYRELELMVDYGMEPLEVLKTATSGNASIFHLNQLGNIQPKYLADLIAVDGDPSKNIGVMRNVTFVMKDGNIYKNAN